From a single Chloracidobacterium thermophilum B genomic region:
- a CDS encoding protein-disulfide reductase DsbD family protein, whose product MQHRWKHGRLWLAAVALGLFSIGWPGGLWTSPAMAAPVEQPHVKAELIAETTAIRPGVPFWVAIRFELEEHWHTYWRNPGDSGQPTSIKWKLPPGFKADDIQWPIPKRIEVSGLVGYGYEKEVLHLIRITPPDKLPVGRPVTLAGKVRWLVCREECIPGDAELTLTLPVTNDVPQPSPWTEAFSRARAQLPLATSEWKLRAAQDGDHLVLLLTPPPGAEPLTEVTFFPFEELVIEGAEPQRLLRVKGGYALRLARSKVAEKTPTQLAGVIVTPTGWRGAGTEPGLTVEVPIEPLTALGDLLTPVAGTRSDRSSSGGQPLGWLALLVTLGGAFLGGLILNLMPCVLPVLSIKVLGFVEQARAGRGEAWQHGLVFTAGVVLSFWALAGILLALRAGGQQLGWGFQLQEPAFVAFLVAVLFVFGLVLFGVFEVGLTLTTVGGAAMNRSGLAGSFFTGVLATVVATPCTAPFMGSALGVALAQPTAVALLIFTALALGMSAPYLILAAAPQLLRFVPRPGAWMESFKQFMGFLLMGSVVWLLWVLGLEVGVDGLALMLGMLVLIGLGGWIWGRWGSLTRTPAVRRIAMATALLIIVGSTVFGVTTIHQLPPAASAATGSRETKSGGIRWEPFSPARVEELRRAGKPVFVDFTAAWCLSCKANEKVALETEAVRQEIEQRGIVMVKADWTNREEEITRTLAEFGRSGVPLYVFYPANGGEPKVLPEVITPGLILETFRENS is encoded by the coding sequence ATGCAACACAGGTGGAAACACGGCCGGCTGTGGTTGGCGGCCGTTGCTCTGGGACTCTTCTCGATTGGTTGGCCGGGTGGGCTGTGGACCAGCCCGGCAATGGCGGCGCCCGTGGAACAACCGCACGTCAAAGCCGAACTGATTGCCGAAACGACGGCCATCCGGCCCGGCGTGCCGTTCTGGGTGGCAATCCGCTTTGAGCTGGAAGAACACTGGCACACGTACTGGCGCAACCCCGGCGATTCCGGGCAACCCACGTCCATCAAGTGGAAACTGCCGCCCGGTTTCAAAGCCGACGACATTCAGTGGCCGATTCCCAAACGCATCGAGGTCAGCGGACTGGTCGGCTATGGCTACGAAAAGGAAGTCCTGCACCTGATCCGCATCACACCGCCGGACAAGCTTCCGGTCGGCAGGCCGGTGACGCTGGCCGGCAAGGTGCGCTGGCTCGTGTGCCGGGAAGAATGTATCCCCGGCGACGCCGAGTTGACCCTGACGTTGCCCGTGACCAACGACGTGCCCCAGCCTTCGCCGTGGACGGAGGCATTTTCCCGCGCCCGCGCGCAGTTGCCGCTGGCGACTTCGGAATGGAAGCTGCGCGCGGCACAGGACGGCGACCATCTGGTGCTGTTGCTGACGCCGCCGCCGGGAGCCGAACCGCTGACGGAAGTGACGTTTTTTCCTTTCGAGGAACTCGTCATCGAAGGCGCTGAACCGCAGCGCCTGCTGCGCGTCAAAGGTGGGTATGCCCTGCGCCTGGCGCGCTCGAAGGTCGCTGAAAAGACGCCGACCCAACTGGCCGGGGTGATTGTCACGCCTACCGGCTGGCGTGGGGCCGGAACAGAACCGGGGTTGACGGTGGAAGTGCCAATTGAACCGCTGACGGCGCTGGGCGATCTGCTGACACCAGTCGCCGGCACCCGGTCTGACCGGTCATCGTCGGGCGGTCAACCGCTGGGCTGGCTGGCGCTGCTCGTCACGCTGGGCGGCGCGTTTCTCGGCGGGCTGATTCTGAACCTGATGCCCTGTGTGCTGCCGGTGCTTTCGATCAAGGTGCTGGGTTTTGTCGAGCAGGCCAGGGCCGGGCGGGGCGAGGCCTGGCAGCACGGGTTGGTGTTTACGGCCGGCGTCGTGCTGTCGTTCTGGGCGCTGGCCGGCATCCTGCTTGCGCTGCGGGCCGGCGGACAACAGCTTGGCTGGGGCTTTCAGTTGCAGGAACCGGCCTTTGTCGCCTTTCTCGTGGCCGTGCTGTTTGTTTTCGGGCTGGTGCTGTTTGGCGTCTTTGAAGTGGGACTGACGCTGACCACGGTTGGCGGTGCGGCCATGAACCGGAGCGGGCTGGCCGGCTCGTTTTTCACAGGCGTACTGGCGACGGTGGTTGCCACGCCGTGCACGGCCCCGTTCATGGGGTCGGCGCTGGGGGTGGCGCTGGCGCAACCGACGGCCGTGGCGCTGCTCATCTTCACGGCGCTGGCGCTGGGGATGTCCGCGCCGTACCTGATTCTGGCCGCCGCGCCGCAGCTTCTCCGCTTTGTCCCCCGACCGGGCGCGTGGATGGAGAGTTTCAAGCAGTTCATGGGCTTTCTGCTCATGGGGTCGGTCGTCTGGCTGCTGTGGGTGCTGGGGCTGGAAGTTGGCGTGGACGGGCTGGCGCTGATGCTCGGCATGCTCGTCCTCATCGGGCTGGGCGGCTGGATTTGGGGACGCTGGGGCAGCCTGACACGGACGCCGGCCGTCCGGCGCATCGCCATGGCCACGGCTTTGTTGATCATCGTGGGCAGCACGGTCTTTGGGGTAACGACGATTCACCAGCTTCCGCCGGCCGCCAGTGCGGCGACCGGTTCCAGGGAAACCAAGTCTGGCGGCATCCGGTGGGAGCCGTTCTCACCGGCCCGGGTCGAAGAACTGCGCCGGGCCGGCAAGCCGGTCTTTGTGGATTTCACGGCTGCCTGGTGCCTAAGCTGTAAGGCCAACGAAAAGGTGGCGCTGGAGACCGAAGCCGTACGGCAGGAAATCGAGCAGCGCGGCATCGTCATGGTCAAGGCTGACTGGACGAACCGCGAGGAAGAAATCACCCGCACCCTGGCCGAGTTTGGACGGAGCGGCGTACCGCTCTACGTGTTTTATCCGGCCAACGGCGGGGAGCCGAAAGTTCTGCCGGAGGTCATCACGCCGGGACTCATCCTGGAAACCTTCCGGGAAAACTCCTGA
- a CDS encoding AAA family ATPase yields the protein MSERGTPRFTRLQLRNWKNFSDCDVEIGRRLFLVGPNAAGKSNFLDAFRFLRDLAIPGGGLQEAVRRRGGVSTLRCLAARRFPDVEITATLEVADHIQWTYQVAFNQKQGRLHLRREQVRRNGEVILDRPTADDRRDPERLTQTYLEQVNVNQPFREIATFFVSVRYLHLVPQLVREPDRSVGRAHDPFGGDFLEQVAKTPAKTQKARLQRIQEALQVAVPQMQAIELWRDARGTPHLRGRYQHWRPQGAWQTEEQLSDGTLRLLGLLWAVTDGTGPLLLEEPELSLHPGIVSTLPQMLARIQRRNGRQIFLSTHSPELLRDEGIGLNEVLLLLPALEGTTVTPASSIETIRQLLEGGLSIADAVLPHTSPRHAEQLMLFGES from the coding sequence ATGAGCGAACGTGGAACCCCCCGGTTCACACGCCTGCAACTTCGCAACTGGAAGAATTTTAGCGACTGCGACGTGGAGATTGGCCGGCGGCTCTTTCTCGTCGGGCCCAATGCTGCGGGCAAGTCCAACTTTCTGGATGCCTTCCGGTTCCTGCGCGATCTGGCCATTCCCGGCGGCGGCCTGCAGGAAGCCGTGCGCCGGCGCGGAGGGGTCAGCACCCTCCGCTGCCTGGCGGCACGCCGCTTTCCCGATGTTGAGATAACAGCCACGCTCGAAGTGGCCGATCACATCCAGTGGACCTACCAGGTGGCTTTCAACCAGAAGCAGGGCCGCCTGCACCTGCGCAGGGAACAGGTCCGGCGCAACGGAGAGGTCATCCTCGACCGCCCCACGGCGGATGACCGGCGCGACCCCGAACGACTGACGCAAACCTACTTGGAGCAGGTCAATGTCAATCAGCCGTTCCGTGAAATTGCCACGTTCTTTGTCTCCGTACGCTACCTGCACCTCGTTCCCCAACTGGTCAGGGAACCCGACCGCTCGGTGGGACGTGCCCATGACCCCTTCGGCGGCGACTTTCTGGAGCAGGTGGCCAAGACACCTGCCAAGACGCAGAAAGCCCGGCTGCAACGCATCCAGGAGGCGCTGCAAGTGGCCGTGCCCCAGATGCAGGCCATAGAACTCTGGCGCGACGCACGGGGCACACCGCACCTGCGCGGGCGCTACCAGCACTGGCGTCCACAGGGGGCATGGCAGACCGAGGAACAGTTGTCAGATGGCACCCTGCGGCTGCTGGGACTGCTGTGGGCTGTGACAGACGGCACGGGGCCGCTCCTTTTGGAGGAGCCGGAACTTTCCCTGCATCCGGGCATCGTCAGCACCCTGCCGCAGATGCTGGCCCGCATCCAGCGCCGGAACGGACGGCAGATTTTCCTGAGCACCCATTCGCCCGAACTGCTCCGTGATGAAGGTATTGGCCTGAATGAAGTCCTGCTGCTGCTTCCGGCTCTGGAAGGCACAACCGTCACGCCGGCCAGCTCCATCGAAACCATCCGCCAGCTTCTGGAAGGCGGTCTCTCCATCGCCGATGCTGTCCTGCCCCACACCTCGCCCAGGCACGCGGAGCAACTCATGCTCTTTGGGGAGAGCTAG
- a CDS encoding DUF3419 family protein, whose protein sequence is MATDTAQLLRAAVHQSPITSKQGLLERLFTAYFDAFVYNQIWEDPRVDLAALELRPESRILTISSGGCNVLNYLIHGPAQITAIDLNRYHLALLRLKLAAVRHLPDHETFFRMFGEANDPRNVRAYDTYLSAHLDGATRDFWEGLTMFGKRRIHFFADNLYNHARNGFYLRFLEKLAHLMGIYPDRMVHITDPDERARVFDATIGRYFDHWLVRLLSKLPFIVFGLGIPPRQYEAMRRETPENILAMYRRRVRRFICDFPIEENYFAWQALARRYDTAHRRAIPEYLRAEHFGTLRANIARVTTEVTSLTDHLRRQPAGAYDRFVFLDAQDWMKDEEIAALWREVLRVAPAGSRVIFRTAPETSPVEQALPPELRARVRYERERSAELFTQDRCAIYGGFHLYVVNEA, encoded by the coding sequence GTGGCAACCGATACGGCCCAACTGCTGCGCGCCGCCGTTCACCAAAGCCCCATCACCTCAAAGCAGGGCCTGCTGGAACGGCTTTTTACGGCGTACTTCGATGCGTTCGTCTATAACCAAATCTGGGAAGACCCACGGGTTGACCTGGCGGCGCTGGAACTCAGGCCCGAAAGCCGCATCCTGACGATTTCTTCCGGCGGCTGTAACGTTCTCAACTACCTGATTCACGGTCCGGCACAGATAACGGCGATTGATCTGAACCGCTACCACCTGGCACTGCTGCGGTTGAAGCTGGCAGCCGTGCGCCATCTGCCCGACCACGAGACGTTCTTCCGCATGTTTGGGGAAGCCAATGACCCACGCAACGTCAGGGCATACGACACCTATCTGAGTGCGCACCTGGACGGGGCCACGCGGGATTTCTGGGAAGGGCTGACGATGTTCGGCAAGCGGCGCATCCACTTTTTCGCCGACAATCTGTACAACCACGCCCGCAACGGCTTCTATCTGCGCTTCCTTGAAAAACTTGCCCACCTGATGGGCATTTACCCGGACCGCATGGTGCACATCACCGACCCGGACGAACGCGCCCGCGTCTTTGATGCCACTATTGGGCGTTATTTCGACCACTGGCTGGTACGCCTGCTCTCCAAGCTGCCCTTCATTGTCTTTGGCTTGGGGATTCCACCCCGGCAGTACGAAGCCATGCGCCGCGAAACGCCGGAGAACATTCTGGCGATGTACCGCCGGCGCGTCCGGCGCTTCATCTGCGATTTTCCCATCGAGGAAAACTACTTTGCCTGGCAGGCGCTGGCACGGCGCTACGATACCGCACACCGCCGGGCGATTCCCGAATACCTCAGAGCCGAACACTTTGGGACGCTGCGCGCCAACATTGCGCGGGTCACGACCGAGGTGACTTCGCTGACGGACCACCTGCGCCGGCAGCCGGCCGGGGCTTACGACCGGTTTGTGTTTCTCGATGCCCAGGACTGGATGAAAGACGAGGAAATTGCCGCCCTGTGGCGCGAAGTGCTGCGGGTTGCCCCGGCCGGTTCGCGGGTCATCTTCCGTACGGCCCCGGAAACTTCGCCGGTGGAACAGGCGCTTCCGCCGGAGCTGCGGGCGCGCGTGCGCTACGAACGGGAACGTTCGGCCGAGCTGTTCACTCAGGATCGCTGCGCCATTTACGGCGGCTTTCACCTGTACGTCGTCAACGAAGCCTGA
- a CDS encoding class I SAM-dependent methyltransferase yields MFVRKQYHGLAKNKGGLTVAADVWRSIDGTASGRLSYASFNLARSPQFRATLVNPMTNPHAAKMDAMYRRQRYIYDLSRKYFLFGRDRLLARLPVRPAARVLEIGCGTARNLVILAGRHPQAQFYGIDISNEMLRSARANIRRRRVENVTVALAAAEAPDHHRLFGLEVPFDVAFFSYSLSMIPDWQAALATALASVRPGGCLAVVDFWDQKELPMWFEKILTAWVRRFDVTPRPEILDVLAARRDRGEGKLTVESVGGRYAFIALFETAVPGAAGAVS; encoded by the coding sequence ATGTTTGTCCGGAAACAGTATCACGGGCTGGCGAAAAACAAGGGGGGGCTGACCGTTGCGGCCGACGTTTGGCGGTCAATTGACGGAACCGCGTCCGGCCGACTAAGTTACGCCAGCTTCAACCTGGCCCGGTCGCCACAGTTTCGCGCCACACTCGTAAACCCGATGACGAACCCCCACGCCGCGAAAATGGATGCGATGTATCGGCGGCAGCGATACATCTACGATCTGTCCCGCAAATACTTCCTGTTTGGACGCGATCGGCTGCTGGCCCGGCTGCCGGTGCGCCCGGCCGCCCGCGTCCTTGAAATCGGCTGCGGCACAGCGCGCAATCTGGTGATTCTGGCCGGTCGGCATCCCCAGGCGCAGTTCTACGGCATTGACATCTCGAACGAAATGCTGCGCTCGGCGCGTGCCAACATCCGTCGCCGTCGCGTGGAAAACGTCACCGTGGCGCTGGCCGCGGCCGAAGCGCCGGACCACCACCGATTGTTTGGTCTTGAAGTGCCGTTTGATGTCGCCTTTTTTTCCTATTCGCTCTCGATGATTCCCGACTGGCAGGCGGCGCTGGCAACGGCGTTGGCCAGCGTCCGTCCGGGCGGCTGTCTGGCCGTGGTGGATTTCTGGGACCAGAAAGAATTGCCAATGTGGTTTGAAAAAATCCTGACGGCGTGGGTACGGCGCTTCGATGTGACGCCACGCCCCGAAATTCTCGATGTGCTGGCGGCCCGCCGCGACCGGGGCGAGGGAAAACTCACCGTCGAATCCGTCGGCGGACGCTACGCTTTCATTGCGCTCTTTGAGACGGCCGTTCCCGGCGCTGCCGGGGCGGTTTCCTGA
- a CDS encoding DUF4384 domain-containing protein, with product MARNKSPKQRPTNPASLEPLGLGYTLYARNPQGRPERVDPGRVFNTGDEIRFVVEANQDAYLYVFNADSRGALRMIYPHARLQNGDNFIQAHVPYQIPSAKEPDPEAQWFAFLTPGEVREKIFFVLSRSPLPDVPTNERLIQAVRQSGQEVWTPPGNVWARVETAMEQPVKRTIVRQELGRLQSPDEALAITREIGLRPNVAAPSVIHLSESAADALVVGLELVKQ from the coding sequence GTGGCCCGCAACAAATCACCGAAACAGCGCCCAACCAATCCCGCCAGCCTGGAGCCACTCGGCCTGGGTTACACGCTCTATGCCAGGAATCCGCAGGGACGCCCGGAGCGGGTTGATCCCGGGCGGGTTTTCAACACGGGCGATGAAATCCGCTTCGTGGTGGAAGCCAACCAGGATGCTTACCTCTACGTTTTCAACGCTGATTCCAGGGGCGCACTGCGGATGATTTATCCGCACGCGCGCCTGCAAAACGGCGACAACTTCATCCAGGCGCACGTGCCTTACCAGATTCCCTCAGCCAAGGAACCTGACCCCGAAGCCCAGTGGTTTGCCTTTCTGACACCGGGTGAAGTACGCGAAAAAATCTTCTTCGTGCTATCGCGGTCACCACTGCCGGATGTGCCAACCAATGAACGGCTCATCCAGGCCGTACGTCAGTCCGGGCAGGAAGTCTGGACGCCTCCGGGCAACGTCTGGGCACGAGTCGAGACAGCCATGGAACAGCCGGTCAAGCGCACGATTGTGCGGCAGGAACTGGGACGCCTCCAGTCTCCCGACGAGGCGCTGGCGATCACCCGCGAAATCGGCCTGCGCCCCAATGTGGCAGCCCCATCGGTCATCCATCTGAGTGAGTCGGCGGCGGATGCCCTGGTCGTGGGACTTGAACTCGTCAAACAGTGA
- a CDS encoding sigma-70 family RNA polymerase sigma factor, producing MGDITQLLNAWQAGDESALARLMPVVYAELRRLAVRAMRREAVGHTLQPTALVNEAYLRLTQQERTNWRNRTHFFAIAAQLMRRILVDHVRRRQRQRRGGEHVIITLDGMPDLVAPEPSGSAVDVLALDEALGKLEALAPRQCRIVELRFFSGLTVEATAEALGISAITVKREWAMAKTFLYRELRPAREAACGGERP from the coding sequence ATGGGGGACATCACGCAACTTCTCAATGCCTGGCAGGCCGGAGATGAAAGCGCCCTGGCGCGCCTGATGCCGGTTGTTTATGCAGAACTGCGGCGCCTTGCCGTCCGCGCCATGCGCCGGGAAGCCGTCGGTCATACGCTTCAGCCGACGGCGCTCGTCAATGAAGCGTACCTGCGACTCACCCAGCAGGAACGCACCAACTGGCGTAACCGCACGCACTTTTTTGCGATTGCTGCCCAGCTTATGCGGCGCATCCTGGTGGATCACGTCCGGCGGCGGCAACGGCAACGGCGCGGTGGCGAGCACGTCATCATCACGCTGGATGGGATGCCGGACCTGGTAGCGCCGGAACCATCCGGCAGCGCCGTGGATGTGCTGGCGCTCGACGAAGCGCTGGGCAAGCTCGAAGCCCTTGCGCCCCGGCAGTGCCGCATCGTGGAGCTGCGCTTTTTCAGTGGATTGACCGTCGAGGCCACGGCCGAGGCGCTGGGTATTTCCGCCATTACGGTCAAGCGGGAGTGGGCCATGGCCAAGACGTTTCTGTATCGGGAGCTGCGTCCGGCGCGCGAAGCGGCCTGCGGGGGAGAGCGGCCATGA
- a CDS encoding serine/threonine-protein kinase, translated as MTPEQYQRVTEIFNQVIESPSDQQAGLLSALCAGDDTLRREVESLLRVHPSAQSFIEEPFRASGLEGLEDLPTEQAVLQTQSFFHLDTGQQARGTSVSDRYVVEQELGRGGNGIVYLARDQQLHGRLVVVKVLLENQQSEPLAQRLFESESEALARISHPGVVKVLDRGRLLSGQSYFVMEYVRGETLRAVMQRRRLSVSEVAGVVSQIGRALSAAHREGVYHRDLKPENVMLEDLGDEALHVKLIDFGIAKVANSAVKQDGLDGLVGTLPYMAPEQILASGCSAATDIYALGIIAYELLAGERPYKPAQSNLRSAIQSMTTLQRAGFGQHLRQRRPDLDEEVEQVLRKALAYDAGQRYASAEDFVQAFLPALELSAKQEASLRAVEEEPTISLSNLPPAGGEAATLAEPAIPTSTTTAEPSPPDPSPRERALERMAVTAGVLVLLIAAGSALLWWWEAPTKGKATAAASAPPLPAPPAAASALTCNIELVTPGSPQQGAGFLRPEEVVPPGKDIVFHLTPHQSGYLYLFAPSNGQLSAFRVPDEPSAVGYPLVFPKDASIGLARTAATRFTLVLSGARLTVFDGLRPGQALSAAQQRELATLVERFAPKAQVIIEDTQRQIRVPPGTDPAVCEVIVRH; from the coding sequence ATGACACCAGAGCAATACCAGCGGGTAACGGAAATTTTCAATCAGGTCATCGAGTCACCGTCTGACCAGCAGGCCGGCCTGCTGTCGGCGCTCTGCGCCGGGGACGACACCCTGCGCCGGGAAGTGGAATCCCTTCTGCGGGTACACCCTTCGGCGCAGAGTTTTATCGAGGAGCCGTTCCGGGCTTCCGGGCTGGAAGGCCTGGAAGATTTGCCCACCGAGCAGGCCGTACTCCAGACACAATCCTTTTTCCACCTGGATACTGGACAGCAGGCGCGTGGCACAAGTGTCAGCGACCGTTACGTGGTGGAACAGGAACTGGGGCGTGGCGGCAACGGCATCGTCTATCTGGCCCGCGACCAGCAACTCCACGGGCGGCTGGTTGTCGTCAAGGTCCTTCTCGAAAACCAGCAGAGCGAACCACTCGCTCAACGGCTGTTCGAGAGTGAAAGCGAAGCCCTGGCCCGCATTTCCCATCCGGGGGTGGTGAAGGTTCTGGACCGCGGCCGGCTGCTTTCCGGGCAGTCGTATTTCGTCATGGAATACGTCCGTGGCGAGACGCTCCGGGCCGTGATGCAGCGGCGCAGGCTGTCGGTGTCTGAAGTCGCCGGGGTTGTATCGCAGATTGGCCGGGCGTTGAGCGCCGCCCATCGGGAAGGCGTCTATCACCGCGACCTGAAGCCCGAAAACGTCATGCTCGAAGACCTCGGCGATGAGGCGCTGCACGTCAAGCTGATTGACTTCGGCATCGCCAAGGTGGCGAACTCGGCCGTGAAACAGGACGGCCTGGATGGTCTGGTTGGCACGTTGCCCTACATGGCCCCGGAGCAAATCCTTGCCAGCGGGTGCTCGGCTGCGACGGACATTTACGCCCTGGGCATCATTGCCTATGAACTGCTGGCCGGGGAGCGGCCCTACAAGCCGGCCCAGTCCAACCTGCGCAGTGCCATCCAGTCCATGACCACCCTGCAGCGCGCCGGTTTCGGCCAGCACCTGCGCCAGCGCCGTCCAGACCTCGATGAAGAAGTCGAACAGGTGCTGCGCAAGGCACTGGCTTACGATGCCGGTCAGCGGTACGCCAGCGCCGAAGATTTCGTCCAGGCTTTTCTGCCCGCGCTGGAGCTTTCAGCGAAACAGGAAGCGTCACTGCGCGCGGTGGAAGAGGAACCGACCATTTCGCTTTCCAATCTGCCTCCCGCCGGCGGTGAGGCCGCTACGTTGGCCGAGCCGGCCATCCCCACCTCAACCACGACGGCCGAGCCATCGCCGCCGGACCCTTCCCCACGGGAACGGGCGCTGGAGCGCATGGCCGTGACGGCCGGCGTTCTGGTGCTGCTGATCGCGGCCGGCAGCGCCCTGCTGTGGTGGTGGGAGGCACCGACCAAAGGCAAAGCGACGGCCGCCGCCAGCGCCCCGCCATTGCCGGCGCCGCCGGCAGCCGCCAGCGCGCTGACCTGCAACATCGAACTCGTGACGCCCGGCAGTCCACAGCAGGGCGCCGGCTTCCTGCGCCCGGAGGAGGTCGTCCCGCCGGGCAAGGACATCGTCTTTCACCTGACGCCGCACCAGTCCGGCTACCTCTACCTTTTCGCACCTTCCAACGGCCAGTTGTCGGCGTTCCGTGTCCCGGATGAACCTTCTGCCGTGGGCTATCCGCTTGTTTTTCCCAAAGATGCCTCGATTGGTCTGGCGCGCACGGCGGCCACACGCTTCACCCTGGTGCTGTCGGGAGCCAGACTGACGGTGTTTGACGGACTGCGTCCGGGACAGGCGCTGTCCGCCGCCCAGCAACGGGAACTGGCCACACTCGTCGAACGCTTCGCGCCAAAGGCCCAGGTCATCATTGAAGACACACAACGCCAGATCAGAGTCCCTCCCGGAACCGACCCGGCAGTGTGTGAAGTCATTGTACGCCACTAA